In the genome of Hevea brasiliensis isolate MT/VB/25A 57/8 chromosome 14, ASM3005281v1, whole genome shotgun sequence, the window AGTGTCAAATGATTATTGGGACTCACttctaaaaaatttagaaaaattaaagtcagaaataatttttagaatataaaattatttaaacatGTCTCGTGattttttaaatgatttaaaataagttcttaaaataaaatatattaaaaattcaaagcataaaaatacattaaaatacaaaaaaaaaaaaaaaattccgagAGGTTACAGTCACCATAGATGATGCCATTAAGCATAGTCTCTGGTGATAGTAATCACATGAGAAGCTATGGTTTGAAGCTCCCTAAGTTTGGGGCACTTTATCATAATATCTACTAGGACCATGGTTGATGATCATTGACTCCATTTATACTTCTCTGCTAGAATATTGAGAAATCCTTCTGAAAAGCTTTCAAACTAGATAGTATATAAAGGCTCAAAGTTTCAAGTCTGATACCATGGTGGTAGTTGTGATGGTGGTAGTCCACATATCTGTATATAAACATGAGATTGTAATAGtcattatattacatttttattctTTCAAACAAATTAAGCAATGTAATACTTCATTCAATTATATGGTTGATTACATTCAATTTCTTAAACTTCTTCTATTCtactttttgtaaaaaaaaaaaaaaaaaaaattatcaggaaaaaaaaaaattagactactgataaaaggaaagaaaaaagtcCATGGAGAAATGGAATTGAATGCCCTTCAATTAGCAAAtggaaaagaaatttaaaaaatacattcAGTTATTTCAATATGAATAGAATATGAAtagaataatgaaaaaaaaagtcCATAGAGACTTCTTTGCAATTAAACCAAATAAACAAAAACATATACAAAAATTAGCCACTGTATaccttataaatattaataaattaagttTCAACTGATGAAATTTTCTGCTTAAAATCAACTAAATATTTTTAACTGaatttttaatttctatttacaTTTAAATTTAGCAGATATGGATATTATCAATatatccaatttaatttttttatttttttaaacattttctttttttaataaatatattaaaatttcaataatatgaaagttGTATATATCATTTAATTCATATAATTAGAAGTTaaacatattaaataataaaaaatatgcaacacccctaatttttaaattaattattttatgggtggatatttgatattttattttatttaaattttggagaattatttgaaatttttgaatttttgaaatcgggttgatttttcaaaatataaaactttgatatttttaaaaatttatttaaagactacgtagcaaaactaaaaatatatttagactctataaaattttatgagttttcaaattttttcaaatttttggcctTGTTTTggtcccaaggtagagtaaaatttaattttgggtaCCCTGAATTGAACAGgccaaatcgaaccgaaccgggtCGAACCGATCGAATAAGACTAggcctttttccttttcttcttcctcttccgtCCCCCgacgctctctctctctcgctctctctctctctctctctctccaccccATTGCCGCCCTAGCTCGCCGACGCACCTCTAGCACCCCTCCCCACCACCAGCTGACGCTCTAGGCTGCCGAAAAATGGCCCAAAAGCTCCCCCCTATCTGACCAAAATTTGGTCGATCAGGCCACCAATCGAACCGggtcttgtcccaaaacacatcttcatctcgagagctttccatagacaccaagaagatAAAAATTCATTGAGCAGTTGTCTAATTTTTGCCCAAGAAGTTTTTGCCTATTTTgattttcgggctagatttctcgaaaatcgtaAATCCCAACAAAAATCCGAAAGTACCGGAGTGCTTCACTCGTTGAGAGCTTTGtggcaatacccatttcaaatttttttgacgtcgttttttggtgggtccagctagatttcgcagtgtttttctgagtattaaatgaacttagaaaattccgtaaaaattatatactaacccccgtgttatgggtttCGTGAAGGTacattcaattcgcggaaattagaCGATTGCTCGGGTCTGTAATTTCGCCAGTGCATAAACCATCGGAAAGCTTGTAACCGGCCGAGAGTATAGGCTACGCCACCATTTTCGACGCCTCAACGCTGCCTAGAAGATCGACTGGCATAGATAAACTcgaaccctcatttttcttaattatctagtgcctgattttcattaaaaatctataaaatattcgtagtaggttagaaaaatataattacttttgcgttagctctataatattgctaaggaccttggggcaaagttttagaatttttagagctcatttgggtagtttatgTAAAAGGGGgtaattgtagggactaaattataatttttcaaattgtgattgttgactgtttgggtgggcccaggaggggccatgtgatgtgattgagttgtgaatgtgtgacttgtggatatagaagtacattttgaacccttttgcaggttgggtaggtcctaggtatagaggagATTCTGCCCAATTTTCGACatgacttagggtgtctttgatcttttctaagcttgtattgagtcaaatatattaaataattgtaataaaatttatcaGGTGAGCATGGActgccttcctcctccgcccagctgccatAGTGACCTCGAtttaagtttgtgagtaaaatattaattttaattataatttcaatattattatatgttcaagcatgtccatgaatcacttataaatatgtatctatgtaattaaacactaggcacttcttatattgcattcttaattgatgaagtgccatggatgttgtttgtggtaatttggagccatGTGCGTCCGTTGGTGtacgtgtggtgtgtggtattggatatagataggatgggtagacacggcttgagagacactcactgggactcggtcctttatggacaagtcggggtaggcacggctagagagacactcgctggcccccacatttggtttattaagcgaaagtctgacttgagagacactcgctggcagaggatGGATTAaaagagctatataggggatcaactcccatatatttaCTGTTTGAACAATATTAGGTGTGTGAGTATtctaaattgcctttttactgttatgatgtgatttgtatgaaatttatgatgatgttacattccattccttaggatgcattagctttagatagctatagaaattgtagttaaaattagtattttactctttgagtcaaaCGTTAActcctgttcaactatttttccaggctacaggaggattacttgttgtCATCAACCTACTCTTCTTCTTCACAGGTCAATTTGTAgtatctaatgtattttgtacaattgagttaaattttagacaccgcatgtgttaggagtattttaatcaatttgagactgtaatataatattatgttgaatttgtaagaacattaaatgcatACATGACTGGATGAgatgaggaagctgagctcctattggattttatgatattatgagtatgtTGATGATGAGTTAAGCTCCccaaatgattatatattgtgcttacaggtctagcgagtcaaaaactccacgTTGTACGGTTTATATTATGGTCAGATTCTGTactgttgaattcttgaaattgggcttaaaatgggtcttaggattgggttaaggaatagttaagcttactacgaGCCTAGGGGCTTTAAACTGGCTCAGGTCTTAGtatcggtctggcccataggttgggtcatgataaAATAtagattattatatttataattattaatttattaatttaataataaattttaatttaataataatggtCCTAGACAAATTACTTCTTTGCAATATAACCAAATAAAAAGAAAGATATATAAAAattgatattattatattttttataacaatgaattcattaattgataataaattttagtttaatattaTTTGACGTTATAAATGGAGAAATTATTTAAGGTTTTTTCTTTTAATCTTTTGGCCAATTACTTTTCGTCAAGTTGAGTCAATGCTTGACCTTATGACGTCTGGAATATGAAGCTACAGCGCGTGGAAAAGGCACCACTGCTTTCCGCCCGACAAAAAAGCAAAAAATGTAGCTATAGCGTGTGGAAAAGCCACAATTACTTTTTGTCACGTGAATGAGTGGAAAATGTAACCAATTACATTATGGTCGCGTTTGATTAGtgcaatataatataatataattatttatataatataattaaaattataatttaatataataattattatatttttatattttattataaaataaaaatttaaataatataatatcataataattttaatttaaatatttaatttatttataattttaataataaatgatagtagttctaataattaataattatataataataatagttaaatGGTTACGTTGAtagtgataataataataataattaataagagTAACTAAATTGATTATTGAAAATCGATTTTTCCTTAAAATATAAACCAGATGGAATAAGAGAAAATAATTTGATAAGAGAAAGATGAACCAATTTCTAATAAacctttatataatttaatttgtaatttttaaacGAAATGATTAAACTAAGTCAAGTTTGTGTTGACTTAAGAATAAGGTGTGGAAAACCTCACCCCTTCTTCTATAAATACACACTGAAACATTTCCTTTGGATATACACAACTCTTCTTAATTTTTCTTCTTGCCACAGAGAAGCCAAACAAGgtattttaattttgtttcttTCTCTTCATgtattttaaatgtttaatttcaCTTTCTACTTAATGTGATATTCAAGTTAGcccatttttaattttattatttttatctaaattaacccaaaagttttaatttaaattcaatttatttcaaaaattaaaattttttagctaaatttcttgattttgacaaaataaaaagaagttcaatttctttattttttgactaaatttattaatttagcttaaaaattaagaaatttaatttctttattttcttcattGTTAAGCTAAATTGAGCTTTAAAATTAAAACTTCTTGagtaatattgataaaaaaatttgaaaatgtaCTAAACTGAAAATCCCAAATAAGTGCAAGGTGatattaagcattattctttttttatttaattaaattgttataaataaAGAATATTCCTCATGTGCAGGTTTCATTATTGTATCTTTCCCATGGATCCATTTTCTGTTGCGGTAATTGGTGCAGGCATAGGGGCTGTTGCTACGTTAGCAGCCGCAGTACCCCCGGCTGCCACATTTACTTACAATGCTGCGAAAGATTCATTAACCTCAATTGATTACATAAGGAAACTTGACCATAACCGTGAAAAGCTGGAAAAGGAATTAGAggaactcattgcttttgcaaaTGATATTGATCAGGGCCGTGTCAAGAAAGAGGAGATAAAAAATACTAGCATATACAAGGTATGGAGAACCAGGGTATCGGAGATTGAAGCAGAAGTGAAAGCTTCGACTCGTGAACATGAAAGGATTAAAGAGCAGCCTGGAAAGAAATTTTATGCTGATAAACGGAAACTTGGCAAAGAAATGGTGAACAAGCTTGAGGAAGTTACTAAGCATATAGAAAAAGGTTGGTCTATAATTAAAAACTTTTGAAGGAGATTATTTATTGAACAAGAGATGGGAGGGTTTCCTTTCTACCTGCAATTACTAATTGCAGGTGTAATAATGAATATAATTTCATTttataagttgaaagctagtttgtAGAAAGCTCGGCTAAAATCAGTTGCTTTATGGCCGTAGTGCTTTATGGCACCATTTGTAATGCTTATTGTCTTGTCTGCTGTTTGCCTGCCTTGTATTGAACTCGTCTCTTGCTATCAGTATATCACGTtggttatatattatattaacttaagcataatttttttttttacaatgttCATTTAACTTATTGATAAATAAGAAAGTTTAaaa includes:
- the LOC110655202 gene encoding uncharacterized protein LOC110655202 isoform X2 — its product is MDPFSVAVIGAGIGAVATLAAAVPPAATFTYNAAKDSLTSIDYIRKLDHNREKLEKELEELIAFANDIDQGRVKKEEIKNTSIYKVWRTRVSEIEAEVKASTREHERIKEQPGKKFYADKRKLGKEMVNKLEEVTKHIEKGWSIIKNF